The following nucleotide sequence is from Borrelia coriaceae.
CAACCCTATTATTTGAAGGACAAAAACTTATAGATTTAGCATTTTGTATTAAAGGATGCCGGGCATTAACAATATTAAGACTACTACCACACTTAGGAAATAGTCCTTGACTTCTTATTCCATAAATTGCCCTGGCCTTAAGAGAATCATAATACAAAAAATTACTATAAAGAGCTTTTAAAAGAACAACATGTTTACGAATTTTATCTGAAAGTTTTTGCAAAATCTTCAAAACTATGCGTGTTTTTTCAAAACTTAAAAAACCCAACCTGTTATTTTCACTCACTATTTCATTTGGTTCAACATAAAATGTCTCACCAGATGATGAAATAGATATAACATTACCCTTAACTTTATTTTTAAAACTAGATTTAAGTGCAATAGTATATTTGCCTGATTTATAATAAACAAGCGTAGAAGTTAAATATTGCGAATTTAAATCTATTATCTGCTTGATCTGTCTTTCAATTTTTTTATCTAAATTCCTAATTTCAAAATCAATCTCATCATAATCCTTAAAAACGCCTCGTTTTATTTTAAGTTCATCAACATCAATATACTTACATAAATCTTCTAATAAAGACTTCAAACTTGGATCTACAAACAATAATTGTTTTAAAATTTCAATCTCAAATTCACTTTTTTCTAAAAAAAGTACCATCCTTAAAACTTCTCTTAGAAAAAAAATAATATTTTTAATCTCTTCAATAGAAAGTCTTGAATTTTCTTTAAGAAGTAACAAAATAGAATCATTTATACTCTCAAGAGGAAAATTTGGATATTCATCATAAACTTCAATAAGATCTTTAATCAACTTTACCAAAAAACATAATTGATTAATTTCTTCCTCAGTTTTCAATATCTGTTGCTCACCCAAAAGCTTAACAGTATCTGAAATAGCCACATAAGAAGTAACCGAAGAAAAAATTTGATAAAAATCAATTTTTTCTAAATATTTCTCTTGCATAACGTTTATACCTCTTAAGTTCATTTACAATCTTTAAATAACTATTATATCTAACTCCTGAAATCTTAAATCCAATTTGACTCATTATAAAACAACTTGGCTCATTTGCATGCAAACAAGAATTAAATTTACATAAATCATTTAAATCTATAAACTCCCTAAAATAATATCTAAGCTTAAGAGGGTCTAAACTTTCAATTCCAAATTCCTTTACTCCAGGAGTATCAACTACCACCCCATTATCAGAACGAAAAGCCACAGCATAAACTGTAGTATGTCTACCGCGTGCATATTTATAAGATATTTCATTTATAGCCTGAGAGGCATTTAAATCTATCATATTTATAAGGGAAGATTTTCCAACCCCAGACTGCCCGACAAAAGATACTCTTGAATTTTTAATAACCTCTTTTATCTCTTCAATTCCCTGAAAAGTAATAGCAGAAGTTTTAATAACCTTATAACCTAAACCTTCATAAGTTTTAATTAAAGTATTAACCCTAACACTTATGCCCTCATCAATCTTATTGATCAAAATAATAGGAGTAATCCCTTGCTCTTCAGCAACTATTAATACTCTATCAATAAATGAATTTTTAAGCTCAGGCAGATTAGCAGAACTAACAATTAAAACATTATCAATATTTGCAACAATGACTTGTCTAAGATCAGCTTTCTTATTGTAACGCCAAAGAACATTCCTACGTTTCAATCTCTCTTTAATGTACACCTTGCCTTCATCATAAATATCCCCACAAACAAAATCACCAGGAGCCAAAGGACTATATTCTTTATCTTGAATATTTAAAATCTTTCCCTTAATAACTCCCTCATAAATTAGACTAGTATTAACTTCAACAATAGAATAAATATTATTAACGCCCCAGAGAACCTCAAATCTAAGGTCATTCAATTAATTATTCCCTTAAAATGAAAACCATATCTCTTAAAAAAATTCTTATAGAAACATAAATTCCCATTTTGAGTTAAATAAAAATAACGTGTACAATAATTATGATTACTATCAATAGCCTCTAACACTTTAGAAAGCTCATTAATCACAAGTTCACGATTCTCATAAACAGGAATTTCTAAAAAACTTTCAATCATGTCTTTAATGTGTAAATAATGCGTACACCCCAAAAAAACCATATCTCGTCTACTAGACCGAACCTCTAACTTCAAGAATTTTAAATACTTAAATGCATCTGATTTAAATCTATCTCCATATTCTACAAAATTCACAAGTTCACTTGCGGATTTTACAACTAAATCCCAATGACAATTTTTCTCTCTTAGGACAAATTCACTATTAATGGTAGAATTTGTTGCAATTAAAATAACTCTTTTACATGCAAGTTCCTTTACTAAGCTAACTGAAGGCAAAGTATATATTATAGGAAAACTAAAATTTAATTTGTCATATACACTAATAGAAGCTGTATTACAAGCAATAACAATTGAAGAAATATCATACATTCGTTCCAACTTTAAAATTAATTTTACAATCTCTTTTAAAATAAAATCTGGATTCTTCTCACCATAAGGAAAATTTTTATTATCTGCAATATAGACATAGTTCCTAGTAACAAACCTTTTACTTATATAATCAAAATAAGAAAGTCCACCAACACCCGAATCAAAAATAACTACAACATTCTTTAACTTGCTCATAAGCATTACTTAAATCTAAGTATAAAAACTAATTTATTCACTTTCAATGACGACAATAATATTTACAGGTTAACAAGCTTTAAAACTAACATAGTTTAAATTATAATTTATTATTAATACCAAATTATATAAGAGGAAAATATGCATAAGAGCATTAAAGAAATTTTAAATAACCCCATACTAGATAGTATTATAACAGTAAAAGGATGGATCCGAACAAAACGCAGTAATGGTAAAATCTCATTTTTAGAAATTAATGACGGGTCCAATCTTAAAGGAATTCAAGCTGTCATTGATGAAGAAGATCCTGGATTTGAAAAGAAAGAATTTAAAAAGCTTACAACAGGTGTCAGCATATCATTAACCGGAACTTTAATCTTAAGCCCGGCAAAAGGACAAACTTATGAAATTAAAACAACGAATTTCAATGTAATTGGAGAATCACCTCAAGAAACATATCTGTTACAAAAGAAAAGACACACCTTTGAATTCTTAAGAGAAATCCCCCATCTAAGAATTCGTACTAACACATTTGGAGCTGTGGCCAGGATTAGAAATCAAATCTCTTACAAAATTCATGAATATTTCCAAAAAAATGGATTCTTATACATTCAAACCCCTATTATTACATCAAACGATGGAGAAGGAGCTGGTGAAATATTTCGTGTATCTACCTTGGATTTCAAAAGCATTGCAAAAGAAAAAGAAGTCGACTTTAAAGATGATTTTTTTGGCAAACAAGCATTCCTGACAGTAACTGGACAACTGCATGGCGAGGCCTATGCAATGGCTTTATCAAAAATATATACATTTGGTCCTACATTTAGAGCAGAAAATTCTAACACAACACGCCATGCCTCAGAATTTTGGATGATCGAACCTGAAATGGCATTTTTTAACCTTGAAGACAATATCAATTTAGCTGAAGATTTCCTTAAGTATATTTTAAGAGAAACTCTAAATAACTGTAATCAAGATATGGAATTTTTTGACAATTTCATTGAAAAAGGCTTAATTAAAAAGATTGAAGATGTAATAAACTCTAACTTTGAAGTTATTACCTATACCCAAGCCATTAAAAAACTTGAAAATGCAAACAAAACATTTGAAATACAGCCTTACTGGGGAATGGATTTACAAACAGAACATGAAAGATATTTAACAGAAGAAATTATCAAAAAACCTACTACAGTTATTGATTATCCAAAAGAATTTAAAGCATTTTACATGAAAATGAATGAGGACAATAAAACTGTCAAAGGAATGGATATTTTAGTTCCACGCATTGGAGAAATAATTGGAGGCAGCGAAAGAGAAGACAATCTGGAAAAGTTGAATAATAGAATAAAAGAACTAAATTTAGAAATAGAAACTCTTAATTGGTACTTAGATTTAAGGAGATTTGGGACAGCTCCTCATTCTGGATTTGGACTTGGACTGGAAAGATTAATACAATACATAACAGGAATGACCAACATTAGAGATGTAATACCATTTCCAAGAACTCCTAAAACTCTTTATTTCTAATAAAAAGTTTTAGGGGGCAACAATTGCAAATAAAAACCTTATATAAAATATTATTAATATCTATAACATTAATGCTATTTTCAAATACAAAACTAGACAATCATCTAAAAATATATTCAAACATAGAAGAAGAAATCAAGAACCAAAAATCAAATTATCAACACAAAAAAGAAAAGCCTGAGATTCACAAATCCAACACAATAAATTATCCTTATAAAAAAGAAAATTATCACCATAAAGTTATTAAAAAAAAAGATCAAAATCTACAAATTAATCAAACTTATAAAAAACAAGATATAAGAAAACCTATAAACAATAGCATAAAAATAAGAAAATCAAAAAAAATATATTATCCTCAAGATAAAATCAACGTACAAACATCAAATTTAGAAAAAAACGTATGGTATAATATCAAAATCTATCCAACTCATACAAAAGATGGATTTAACAAAATAAAAGCACTAAATAAAACAAATACATATGTAAACAAAGATTTTGCTTTAATTGGCCCAATCTTAGAAGATGATTTAGGAAAAATAACAAAAACATTGCACATAATAGGATATCACGAACTAGAATATATAAAAATTGAGTAGAACTAAATTTTACTCGACAAAAATTTTAAAATTTCATGCATTTCATCATCTAAATCAACAAAATTAAATTTATACTCATTTTCTGCCAAGCCTATTAACTCATGATTACTGTAATGTATCCAGGTATTTAGCTCATCTTCACTCGCATATTTATTAACATAATAATCAGGCTTATAATTCACATGCCCACGTTCCTTATAATCATAAACAGCAATCTTAATATCCTGACTATCTATCCCTCTCTTTAAAACTTCATCTCGCAAATGAATAATCGTACGTCCAGTATCAAAAATATCATCAACAAATAAAACATTATCTCCCGCTCTTAAATATTTTGGATCATAAGTCCATCCATCTATCATTATTCCTTTTTGTTTATTTGAAACATCATACGATCTTGCAACAACAGCAGCATAAAGAAGAGGTTTTTTTACTTTAATAAATTTAAAGAACTCACTAATAATATTACCAAGATAAGATCCTCCTCTTAAAGAAACGTACATAATATCAGGAATAAATCCATCTTTATAAATCTTATAAGCAAGCTTAAGACCATTCATTCTTATCTCTTCATAAGAAACAAATTTTTTCATTAATATAACACCTCAAAACATATAAAAATTAAGATTAATCTAAAAAACAACCAATTTAATCACAATCAATATATTTTCTGATTTTACAAGCCTTTAATCAAAAAACAATTCATACTGCCTGTACTTCATTAAAAATAAAACTTATTAACATAAAAATAAATAATATCAATTTTCCTAAAAAACTAAAACATAAATTATGAATCAAAATCACCTCACTTAAATTTTAACCTTATGATTTAAATATGCACTATTAAAACTTAAAAAAATCTAAAATATAAGACAAAACCAATAACTCCAAAATCTAAAAGGCTTAAAGGATAAGTATCTTTAAGCCTTTAAAATAAAGTTAATTACTAAAAAGACACTTTAAAAGTTTGTCCATCTCTTAAAATACTATAGGTATTTTTGCCATACTCAACAGAGTCATAGAAATCTCTCAAACTTTTAATACTTTTTGAATTAACAGCCATAATAACATCCCCTGTCGAAATTTTAGGATTCGTACCTAAAGTTGGATCAACACTGTCCACAACAACCCCATTAGTCCAATTTCTCAAACCAAGTTGAGCCCGCACTTCCTTAGTTAAAGGATAAACAGTAAATCCTGGTATCAATTTTAACCCTGAGATATATTCCTTGTCATTATTAATTTTAGGTTTAACATCAAGCTCTACTTCAACATTCTTTTTCTCTTTTCCTCTTAAAATTTCAACTTTAATCTTCTCTTTAGCATAAAAATCATTAATATATTGCTTAACATCATAGAAAAAATTCATTGAAACATCATTGATCTTACTAATTACATCGCCCGCTCTAAGTCCTGCTCTAAAAGCTGCTGTACCATCAAAAACACCAGCAATAATTGCTAACGAACCAAAATCATCATCATAACCTAAGCTTTTAAGAAATTCGGGATCCTTACTTCTTAAACGATGGAAATCAATGCCCATCCAAGCAGATTCACTATTCTTACCACTCATCAAAACATCAAAAATACTCTTAGCATTATTAATAGGAACAGCAAACCCAAGTCCAAGATTGCCCCCAGAAGGAGAAGCTGCTATCCAAGTATTTATCCCAATAACTTCCCCCTTAATATTTACAAGAGGTCCCCCAGAATTACCGCGATTAATAGCCGCATCTGTTTGAATAAACGAATTTCGTGCTTTCAAATTAGGATTAGCCGAACGATGAAGACCACTTATAATTCCTGCTGTAACTGAAAAACTAAAGTGATGAGGACTCCCAACAGCTATAACCCAATCCCCTATCTCAAGTCCGTCACTATCACCAAGTTCAGCTATTGCAATAGCTGCATCATCAGCTTCAAAACTAATAAGTGCAATATCTTTCTTATCATCCTTACCTACTAGTTTTGCTTTATAAACTTTATTATCATAAGTTCCAACTTCAAATTCAATAGCATTATCTACAACATGACTATTTGTAAGAGCATAAAACAAATTTGTTTTCTTAGAATCTCTTCCAATAATTACTCCAGAACCACCCCATTGCGCCTTCTTCTCAAAATTAAGCCCTGGGATATCAAAAAAGAAAAATAAATGAAAAAGATCACGGGTTTTAACTAACCCAGTAGCATAAATTTCCACAGTTGACGGCAAAATCTTTTTAGATACCTTTCTAAAAGAATCTTGTAAAAATTGTACAGTATCAACCTTTTCCTGTGCAAAAACAATAGTATTTTTATCCGATTCCAAATAATGTATTCCAACAAAAAACCCAATAGCTAAAGCTAAAAAACTTGCAACAAATAAGGAAATAAAATTTTTCTTCATTTTATACACCTCCATAATATAAAACCAAATCTTTAAATAATACCTTAATTAATATTCCTCAAATCTCACTTAAAATCAAAGGCAAACCATCAACAACAGCAACAGTATGTTCAAAATGGGCAGAACAACTCAAATCAGATGAAAACACTGTCCAGCCATCATTCTTAACAGCAACTTTATATCCTCCTAAATTCACCATTGGCTCAATAGCTAAAACCATACCTTCCTGAATCCTAATATTTTTAAAAAAAGGCTCATAATAATTTGGAACACTAGGCTCCTCATGCAAAGAAAAACCAACACCATGTCCTGTATACTCCCTAACTATTCCAAAACCAAATGGTTTAATATAATTTTCAATAGCCCTTGAGATATCTAAAATTCGATTACCAACCTTCACCTCAGCAATTCCCTTATAAAGAGCAGCTTCTGTAACTTCTACTAACTTATTAACCTTAGCACTTACTTTACCCACCTTAAAAGTCTTAGCCATATCACTGTAAAACCCATCTAAAACAACTCCACAATCAATACTAATAACATCTCCATCTTTAAGTTCTCTTAGCCCAGGAACTCCATGAATAACCTCTTCATTTATAGATGCACAAATAGTTCCCTTAAATCCATTATATCCCTTAAAAGCAGATTTGGCCCCATTTTTAGCAATAAAATCACTGGCAATTAAATCAAGTGTTCTAGTACTAATTCCAGGAGTAATATTCTTTTCAATTTCTAAAATAATCTGAGCTAAAAGTCTTGCAGATGCTCTAATTTTTTCAATCTCTTCTCTAGATTTTAATCTTAATTTCAAATAATCAATTCCTCTCTTTAAATATCTCTATCATATTCATATTTTCTATCATATTCACATAAAGTTTGCTCTCATTGGTTTCACAAAAAACATGAGAAGTTAAAATAGCCTCCCGTCCTTTTTCAAATTCACCTAAATAAAGATAATTAATCCCGCGCTTTAAATACACTTTTGCCACATCTTCACGTTCTCTTAGAGTAATTTTATTCTTATCATCAAGGGTAAAAGGCAAAAGAGAAACTGACTTACTAAAATATTCCTCAGACTTTTTGTAATCTTTTTGATATAATTTTAAAACTCCAAGATTATAATAAACACCATATAAGTATTTGCCCACTTGACTCTCAAAGATCACCTTTTCTGCAACATTCAATTTTTTTCTAAGGAAAAAATAATAAAATTTATAAAAAAAATACCAATCTTGAACTCCACCAACAGGATCATAAATCTTAAAAAACAAATCCAAATCTCTTAGATCAGAATAAAGAAGCAAGTTCCAAGCCAAAATTTGAGCAATTTCAGTACTATAATTTGATCTATAAAATAAGCGCCATAAAAAAGACTTTTTAGCCTCGTACTTTAAATTTGAATAATTTAATACAAAATAAAGTTTAAAA
It contains:
- a CDS encoding phosphoribosyltransferase, which produces MKKFVSYEEIRMNGLKLAYKIYKDGFIPDIMYVSLRGGSYLGNIISEFFKFIKVKKPLLYAAVVARSYDVSNKQKGIMIDGWTYDPKYLRAGDNVLFVDDIFDTGRTIIHLRDEVLKRGIDSQDIKIAVYDYKERGHVNYKPDYYVNKYASEDELNTWIHYSNHELIGLAENEYKFNFVDLDDEMHEILKFLSSKI
- a CDS encoding trypsin-like peptidase domain-containing protein produces the protein MKKNFISLFVASFLALAIGFFVGIHYLESDKNTIVFAQEKVDTVQFLQDSFRKVSKKILPSTVEIYATGLVKTRDLFHLFFFFDIPGLNFEKKAQWGGSGVIIGRDSKKTNLFYALTNSHVVDNAIEFEVGTYDNKVYKAKLVGKDDKKDIALISFEADDAAIAIAELGDSDGLEIGDWVIAVGSPHHFSFSVTAGIISGLHRSANPNLKARNSFIQTDAAINRGNSGGPLVNIKGEVIGINTWIAASPSGGNLGLGFAVPINNAKSIFDVLMSGKNSESAWMGIDFHRLRSKDPEFLKSLGYDDDFGSLAIIAGVFDGTAAFRAGLRAGDVISKINDVSMNFFYDVKQYINDFYAKEKIKVEILRGKEKKNVEVELDVKPKINNDKEYISGLKLIPGFTVYPLTKEVRAQLGLRNWTNGVVVDSVDPTLGTNPKISTGDVIMAVNSKSIKSLRDFYDSVEYGKNTYSILRDGQTFKVSF
- the asnS gene encoding asparagine--tRNA ligase; amino-acid sequence: MHKSIKEILNNPILDSIITVKGWIRTKRSNGKISFLEINDGSNLKGIQAVIDEEDPGFEKKEFKKLTTGVSISLTGTLILSPAKGQTYEIKTTNFNVIGESPQETYLLQKKRHTFEFLREIPHLRIRTNTFGAVARIRNQISYKIHEYFQKNGFLYIQTPIITSNDGEGAGEIFRVSTLDFKSIAKEKEVDFKDDFFGKQAFLTVTGQLHGEAYAMALSKIYTFGPTFRAENSNTTRHASEFWMIEPEMAFFNLEDNINLAEDFLKYILRETLNNCNQDMEFFDNFIEKGLIKKIEDVINSNFEVITYTQAIKKLENANKTFEIQPYWGMDLQTEHERYLTEEIIKKPTTVIDYPKEFKAFYMKMNEDNKTVKGMDILVPRIGEIIGGSEREDNLEKLNNRIKELNLEIETLNWYLDLRRFGTAPHSGFGLGLERLIQYITGMTNIRDVIPFPRTPKTLYF
- the rsgA gene encoding ribosome small subunit-dependent GTPase A gives rise to the protein MNDLRFEVLWGVNNIYSIVEVNTSLIYEGVIKGKILNIQDKEYSPLAPGDFVCGDIYDEGKVYIKERLKRRNVLWRYNKKADLRQVIVANIDNVLIVSSANLPELKNSFIDRVLIVAEEQGITPIILINKIDEGISVRVNTLIKTYEGLGYKVIKTSAITFQGIEEIKEVIKNSRVSFVGQSGVGKSSLINMIDLNASQAINEISYKYARGRHTTVYAVAFRSDNGVVVDTPGVKEFGIESLDPLKLRYYFREFIDLNDLCKFNSCLHANEPSCFIMSQIGFKISGVRYNSYLKIVNELKRYKRYAREIFRKN
- the map gene encoding type I methionyl aminopeptidase, coding for MKLRLKSREEIEKIRASARLLAQIILEIEKNITPGISTRTLDLIASDFIAKNGAKSAFKGYNGFKGTICASINEEVIHGVPGLRELKDGDVISIDCGVVLDGFYSDMAKTFKVGKVSAKVNKLVEVTEAALYKGIAEVKVGNRILDISRAIENYIKPFGFGIVREYTGHGVGFSLHEEPSVPNYYEPFFKNIRIQEGMVLAIEPMVNLGGYKVAVKNDGWTVFSSDLSCSAHFEHTVAVVDGLPLILSEI
- the murI gene encoding glutamate racemase, whose amino-acid sequence is MSKLKNVVVIFDSGVGGLSYFDYISKRFVTRNYVYIADNKNFPYGEKNPDFILKEIVKLILKLERMYDISSIVIACNTASISVYDKLNFSFPIIYTLPSVSLVKELACKRVILIATNSTINSEFVLREKNCHWDLVVKSASELVNFVEYGDRFKSDAFKYLKFLKLEVRSSRRDMVFLGCTHYLHIKDMIESFLEIPVYENRELVINELSKVLEAIDSNHNYCTRYFYLTQNGNLCFYKNFFKRYGFHFKGIIN